From a region of the Saccharomyces cerevisiae S288C chromosome IX, complete sequence genome:
- the TAO3 gene encoding Tao3p (Component of the RAM signaling network; is involved in regulation of Ace2p activity and cellular morphogenesis, interacts with protein kinase Cbk1p and also with Kic1p), translating into MASRFTFPPQRDQGIGFTFPPTNKAEGSSNNNQISIDIDPSGQDVLEEINEAPLNTFPLHQSVTDAPIIDIPSPTDMSEGTSLNNQLLLRQQQQQGTGEGQALPPTFVEEQSDQNKISMLLPEQKQQRMQESAPPDITAKSVAEDYVTTLRQQMATDWKSPSEYALHILFTKFIRYAENKLNMCLQQLDMAEPPIVEILGEGVDPSFDEIIKSLGHIAKKKPKPVIDAMMFWRKTKSEAANSASEEMEKLLKEYEFEKAHPSQAHFLMNRRLSRSSSNTTSKYKHNNNTNNLPGMKRHVSSSFNNKVPLIKASSSNNSATSSPSIANSQLKSLENTIEVAKEEAFLADRKSLISIYILCRVLNEIVKQASSNEEEDLSDKLEEIVFTQLKTTDPLSISTSLIKSSNWNSFAELLGSMSEKKFLSVSDRFIADLEKIPAYIPPELEPSTHLLILGMRYLKLRNYPLEKFEESADFMKSLSKFFAKTENFPVCLAYAEVTNQLLLPLAGSLTAEVNHPTWVEAMSTLLNTAKRLQADSKYWVSGFKLTVSILCASPPDLFSKQWLSLLEANASKVKSKSLNERIIFAVGLSRLVWVYLYRCPETLNNTTRTLTKLLQLYLNTRKKENWITGDFGLLNPLTDALISIGFLHPNFLMEQALIPLIRQSFNGSNLENINYEKLILTINTYKGLLVTKERPRFPEDDNRLYELNLNNITVNQVQEASSINHTEISDYFYKLFLLLDSSIGSEVWSPENQHQKQSSNAFSPFGFSFSNDNDSSKNKSLYVILFGTIIEAIPCCLSISRTIPYKSTIEILSRNAVHSEVIISSSSQNALRALASKKNPYTLITWFAKYSFDFDEKTQSSYNMSYLSSKEYNRLLILYVELLECWLEEFQSSNKEENKKETGLDGIRLLPIDAEQEESNETEKLEWKNTVTVIEEVEGNGLFFLCSHDAKIRRLGIQILRIIFKFDEAMMEKTEKLSNGHSRSSSHFAADRGTRLIDLLNECNTTTLINPHKATLSAVEKTRFSRLNSKYKRGLLIKLAESEYGVDAALWQRAFPKLLALVFKTCPMAMALCRSIVCIRLVQVHEIILRVANDVDFKLKNVLPETIVNQWKLYLIAACTSLTSTFDQKLHIPSNIPQHGRKKSQQIFTVQHQKIKSAKSIFKMVLPLLNAKYIMIRDAIITGLSSMNINIFKAYVEAIDVFLVAWKEGSSNNQIRVEMFHILTILSPYLKSDMIFNDEWILRKLSEFLQKTKQFLEKDSVQISYEYQSLRSYFAGLILSYYMAVREHPLIDELFPFQARASCFNFLKEWCGYGEYEPISEERYAIMIKNTESGRDRTAITTGIEFQKNRLQMIVLETMVVLCSDPITQTLDDDLELPIVISFDTEDLLAWIEALFDSDNTTVKNLGVRALENLLDKNRENFKLFRDVAFQCVSHHSHPSVAVLYYTTLCKSVLKLDNLVLDEDELVSLGLYGLVADKEDTRTFAVDLLSAVETKLHNSSYTKVFKERLANSSKTVYKSTAKEISSIFAELLSQDLCLRIFSSLVRILDLFPFEIKRDLLVLMVPWVNKFTLKSLEELDTFMVLNNLFYITIDLNDSLPNEVEQLWISLGKGNSFQNIHVSLEYIINSSMNHCNPLFVQYARDIVLYLANIPGGIGLLDTLLNNLEPKYMVPLAKHTFNEPMNNNKYSFLGNIWERLNYNGKRIIFSKAQLSIIFLVNLLTNLSESVKAKIPLLLHMSICLLDHYVPLIHESACKIASTLIFGLAPSHEKSEETVKLLRNKHALWSYDNLMKKGARSPKTMDLLIRNIISIFSDLDEFQVTWQRIALKWATTCSVRHIACRSFQIFRSLLTFLDQEMLRDMLHRLSNTISDGNVDIQGFAMQILMTLNAIMAELDPTNLISFPQLFWSITACLSSIHEQEFIEVLSCLSKFISKIDLDSPDTVQCLVAIFPSNWEGRFDGLQQIVMTGLRSANSLEITWKFLDKLNLLKDSRIIANTESRLLFALIANLPRFLNAMDRKDFTGIQVAADSLIELANAYKQPSLSRLIDSLAKNKFRSKKDFMSQVVSFISRNYFPSYSAQTLVFLLGLLFNKIGWIRVQTLEILKYVFPLIDLRRPEFIGVGADLISPLLRLLFTEYEAKALEVLDCVPNVSGSKMDKDVLRITMGNKDVKDGDNATTTLFGLPEDSGWSVPMPTMTAATTRHNVHAVFMTCGTGKSDEVSAHGSDDMDAVIEFHADGDYELGRMDTIVEFHADGDYDLGRMDTNDSISVAEEKDASLSHMWAELDNLDSFFTKDTNVPNISSKMGMGIPHGRSDSIETTRTDQTFSFESAPQLYDKKVSVILNRSLSRTPSNVSFKTHLADSFAVKINRNGKPRI; encoded by the coding sequence ATGGCCTCGAGATTTACTTTCCCGCCCCAGAGGGATCAAGGCATTGGTTTCACCTTCCCACCGACAAATAAAGCAGAAGGTTCTAGCAACAATAACCAGATATCAATAGATATTGATCCTTCAGGCCAGGATGTCTTGGAGGAAATAAACGAAGCGCCACTTAACACATTTCCTCTTCACCAATCCGTTACGGATGCACCTATTATTGATATTCCATCTCCTACTGATATGTCTGAAGGCACCTCTCTAAATAATCAATTACTTTTACggcaacaacagcaacaaggAACGGGGGAAGGTCAAGCTCTTCCGCCTACCTTTGTTGAGGAGCAAAGTGATCAAAACAAGATTTCAATGCTACTACCTGAACAAAAGCAGCAAAGAATGCAAGAATCAGCACCGCCGGACATTACAGCAAAATCAGTAGCAGAGGACTACGTGACTACTTTGAGACAGCAAATGGCTACAGATTGGAAAAGTCCCTCTGAATATGCTCTTCATATACTTTTTACAAAGTTTATTCGTTACGCGGAGAACAAACTAAATATGTGTCTACAGCAGTTGGACATGGCGGAACCCCCAATTGTAGAAATTCTTGGTGAAGGCGTTGATCCCAGctttgatgaaattattaaatCTCTAGGTCACattgcaaagaaaaaaccgAAACCTGTGATTGATGCAATGATGTTTTGGAGGAAGACTAAATCTGAAGCGGCCAACTCTGCTTCagaagaaatggaaaaactATTAAAAGAGTATGAGTTTGAAAAGGCACATCCCTCGCAGGCtcattttttaatgaataGGCGGCTATCAAGATCTTCCAGTAATACAACCTCAAAGTACAAACATAATAACAATACCAATAATCTTCCTGGCATGAAAAGGCACGTTTCCTCATCTTTCAACAACAAAGTTCCGTTAATCAAAGCTAGTAGCAGTAACAATAGCGCTACTTCAAGTCCATCCATAGCGAACTCacaattgaaaagtttaGAGAACACAATTGAAGtagcaaaagaagaagcattCCTTGCAGATAGGAAATCTCTGATTAGTATATACATCCTATGCAGGGTGCTAAATGAAATTGTTAAGCAGGCTTCCAgcaatgaagaagaagatttatCTGATAAGCTAGAAGAGATTGTTTTTACTCAGTTAAAAACTACTGATCCACTTTCTATATCAACTAGTTTAATTAAGTCTTCGAATTGGAATTCTTTTGCCGAACTACTGGGCTCTATgtctgaaaagaaatttttgtcaGTTAGTGATCGATTTATAGCTGATCTAGAAAAAATCCCGGCGTATATACCTCCCGAGTTAGAGCCAAGTACTCATTTGTTGATTCTTGGTATGAGATATTTGAAGTTAAGAAATTATCCGTTGGagaaatttgaagaaagtgCAGATTTCATGAAAAGTTTATCAAAGTTCTTCGCAAAGACTGAAAATTTTCCGGTTTGTTTGGCGTATGCTGAAGTCACTAACCAGCTATTGTTGCCTTTGGCTGGCTCGTTGACGGCAGAAGTTAATCATCCAACGTGGGTAGAGGCAATGTCTACTTTACTGAACACTGCCAAGAGGCTACAAGCTGATAGTAAGTATTGGGTAAGTGGTTTCAAATTAACAGTTTCTATTTTGTGTGCATCACCACCAGACCTATTTTCTAAACAATGGCTATCGTTGTTGGAGGCAAATGCCTCAAAAGTTAAGTCCAAAAGTCTGAATGAAAGGATTATCTTTGCAGTTGGTTTATCCAGATTAGTTTGGGTCTATTTATATAGATGCCCAGAAACTTTAAATAATACTACAAGGACGCTTACCAAGCTTTTACAACTATATCTAAAcacaaggaaaaaagagaattgGATAACCGGCGATTTTGGTCTCTTGAACCCATTGACAGACGCGTTAATATCAATTGGATTTTTACATCCGAATTTTTTAATGGAACAAGCTTTAATTCCATTGATACGGCAATCTTTCAATGGCTCTAACCtggaaaatatcaattaCGAAAAACTGATTTTGACTATAAATACATACAAAGGATTGCTGGTTACAAAAGAGAGGCCAAGGTTTCCTGAGGATGATAACAGGCTTTATGAACTAAATTTAAACAATATTACAGTGAATCAGGTTCAAGAAGCCTCTTCCATAAACCATACAGAAATATCAGATTACTTTTATAAATTATTCCTTTTATTGGATTCTAGCATCGGTTCTGAAGTTTGGTCTCCTGAAAATCAGCACCAAAAGCAATCATCAAACGCATTCAGCCCATTTGGCTTTAGCTTTTCTAATGACAATGACTCAAGTAAAAATAAGTCGCTTTATGTTATATTGTTCGGCACCATCATTGAAGCTATACCATGTTGCCTTTCTATTTCACGCACTATCCCATATAAATCTACAATTGAGATTTTATCAAGGAACGCTGTTCATTCGGAGGtaattatttcttctagCAGTCAAAATGCACTAAGAGCATTAGCATCTAAGAAGAATCCATACACCCTAATCACATGGTTTGCTAAATATTCATTTGATTTCGATGAAAAGACACAATCAAGTTATAACATGTCGTACTTGTCATCAAAGGAGTACAACAGATTATTGATACTTTATGTTGAGCTTTTGGAATGCTGGTTAGAAGAATTCCAATCGTCCAataaagaggaaaataaaaaagaaactggtTTGGATGGAATTCGCTTGTTGCCGATCGATGCAGAACAAGAGGAGAGTAACGAAACCGAAAAACTGGAGTGGAAAAATACAGTTACAGTTATTGAAGAAGTAGAAGGGAATggcttattttttctttgttcacACGATGCAAAAATTCGTAGATTGGGCATCCAGATATTGagaattattttcaagtttGACGAAGCGATGATGGAGAAAACAGAGAAATTGTCAAACGGGCATTCTAGATCATCATCCCATTTTGCAGCTGATCGCGGAACAAGACTTATTGATTTATTAAATGAGTGTAATACCACTACCTTAATTAATCCACATAAAGCAACATTAAGTGCGGTTGAAAAAACGAGATTCAGTCGACTGAATTctaaatataaaagaggTCTACTTATCAAACTGGCCGAATCAGAGTACGGAGTAGATGCTGCACTATGGCAAAGGGCTTTTCCTAAATTACTGGCGTTGGTTTTCAAAACTTGTCCTATGGCGATGGCATTGTGTCGATCTATCGTTTGTATAAGACTTGTGCAAGTACACGAAATAATTCTGCGGGTAGCAAATGATGTTGATTTCAAACTCAAAAATGTTTTACCGGAAACAATAGTAAACCAATGGAAGCTATATTTGATTGCCGCATGTACTTCATTAACTTCCACGTTTGACCAAAAACTGCATATTCCGTCCAATATTCCTCAGCATGGcaggaaaaaaagtcaaCAAATCTTTACTGTTCAGcaccaaaaaatcaaatctGCGAAATCAATCTTCAAGATGGTTCTTCCCTTATTAAATGCAAAGTATATTATGATTAGGGATGCTATAATAACGGGGCTAAGCTCAATGAATATCAACATTTTTAAAGCATATGTGGAGGCAATTGATGTATTTTTAGTGGCATGGAAAGAAGGGAGCTCCAACAACCAAATCAGAGTGGAGATGTTTCATATTTTGACGATTTTATCGCCGTACTTAAAATCGGATATGATATTTAATGACGAATGGATACTTCGGAAATTATCAGAGTTTTTGCAGAAGACAAAACAGTTCCTCGAGAAGGATTCTGTGCAAATCTCCTACGAATATCAATCGCTGCGAAGCTACTTTGCAGGTCTTATATTGAGCTACTATATGGCAGTAAGAGAGCATCCGCTAATAGATGAATTATTTCCCTTCCAAGCACGCGCATCatgtttcaatttcttgaagGAATGGTGTGGTTATGGTGAGTACGAGCCAATATCTGAAGAAAGATATGCCataatgataaaaaatacagAGAGTGGCAGAGATAGAACCGCTATTACAACTGGAATAGAATTCCAAAAAAACAGATTGCAGATGATCGTGCTAGAGACTATGGTTGTTTTATGTTCAGATCCAATAACCCAAACATTGGACGATGATTTAGAGTTGCCTATTGTGATTTCATTCGATACTGAAGATTTACTTGCTTGGATTGAAGCACTATTTGACTCGGACAATACTACTGTAAAAAATCTTGGTGTGCGTGCTTTGGAGAATCTCCTGGACAAAAATAGGGAAAATTTTAAACTATTTAGAGATGTTGCTTTCCAATGTGTTTCACACCACTCACATCCTTCGGTAGCTGTTTTATATTACACTACACTTTGTAAATCCgttttgaaattggatAATTTGGTtttagatgaagatgaattaGTCTCCTTGGGTTTGTATGGTTTAGTGGCAGATAAGGAAGATACAAGGACATTTGCTGTTGATCTACTTTCAGCTGTTGAAACGAAATTACATAATTCTTCTTATACCAAGGTATTTAAGGAGAGACTTgcaaattcttcaaagacGGTTTACAAATCAActgcaaaagaaatttctaGCATATTTGCCGAACTGCTCTCTCAGGATTTGTGTTTGAGAATATTTTCCAGTTTGGTTAGAATACTTGATTTGTTTCCTTTcgaaataaaaagagattTGTTGGTGCTTATGGTACCTTGGGTAAACAAATTTACattgaaatctttagaaGAGTTGGACACGTTTATGGTATTGAATAACCTATTTTACATCACTATTGATCTTAACGACTCTTTACCGAACGAAGTAGAGCAGCTATGGATTTCTCTTGGCAAGGgtaattctttccaaaatataCACGTATCGCTGGAGTACATCAtaaattcttcaatgaaTCACTGCAATCCATTGTTTGTTCAGTATGCTAGAGATATTGTATTGTATTTGGCAAATATTCCTGGTGGCATTGGACTACTTGACACTctattgaataatttaGAACCGAAATACATGGTTCCTTTAGCGAAACATACGTTTAATGAGCcaatgaataataataagtATTCCTTTTTAGGGAATATCTGGGAACGACTAAATTACAATGGGAAAAGAATCATTTTTTCGAAGGCGCAGCTTTCGATTATCTTTTTAGTCAATTTGTTAACGAACTTGAGTGAATCTGTAAAGGCGAAAATTCCTCTTCTACTACATATGTCCATTTGCTTGCTTGACCATTATGTGCCGCTTATTCACGAAAGCGCGTGTAAAATTGCATCTACATTAATATTTGGATTGGCACCAAGTCACGAAAAGTCTGAGGAAACCGTGAAACTACTAAGAAATAAGCATGCCTTATGGTCATATGATAACTTGATGAAAAAAGGTGCAAGATCACCAAAAACTATGGACCTATTAATTAGGAACATAATCTCTATATTCTCGGACTTAGATGAATTTCAAGTAACTTGGCAAAGAATTGCCTTGAAGTGGGCTACCACTTGCTCAGTTAGGCACATAGCGTGCAGGtcatttcaaatatttagATCATTATTGACATTTTTAGATCAGGAAATGTTGCGTGATATGCTTCATAGACTTTCGAACACTATATCGGATGGAAATGTCGATATACAAGGATTTGCCATGCAGATCTTGATGACTTTGAATGCAATCATGGCCGAACTTGATCCGACGAATTTGATCAGTTTCCCGCAGTTATTTTGGTCCATTACAGCATGTTTGAGCAGCATTCACGAACAAGAATTCATTGAAGTGCTGTCATGTTTAAGTAAATTCATTTCCAAGATCGATTTGGATTCTCCTGATACCGTACAGTGTTTGGTTGCGATCTTTCCTTCCAATTGGGAAGGTCGCTTTGATGGCTTGCAACAAATAGTTATGACTGGATTGCGATCAGCGAATTCCTTAGAGATTACGTGGAAATTTTTGGATAAGttaaatttgttgaaagaTAGCCGAATTATAGCAAATACAGAGTCTAGGCTGCTTTTCGCATTAATAGCAAACCTTCCGAGATTTTTGAATGCAATGGATCGCAAAGATTTTACGGGCATTCAGGTTGCTGCAGATTCGTTAATTGAACTTGCAAATGCGTACAAACAACCTTCTCTTTCCCGTTTGATAGATTCTCTAGCAAAGAACAAGTTTAGatcaaagaaagatttCATGAGCCAAGTAGTGAGTTTCATATCTAGAAACTACTTCCCCTCGTACTCCGCTCAAACGTTAGTGTTCCTTCTGGGTCTTCTGTTCAATAAAATAGGATGGATCAGAGTTCAAACTctggaaattttaaaatatgtttttcctttaattGACTTAAGAAGGCCAGAATTTATTGGTGTCGGTGCTGATTTGATTTCTCCGTTACTCAGGTTACTATTTACTGAATACGAAGCAAAGGCCTTGGAAGTTTTAGATTGCGTACCAAATGTTTCTGGAAGTAAAATGGATAAGGATGTTTTAAGGATAACCATGGGAAATAAGGATGTGAAAGACGGCGATAATGCTACCACTACCTTGTTTGGTTTGCCTGAAGATAGCGGTTGGTCTGTTCCTATGCCAACAATGACGGCGGCTACGACAAGGCACAACGTTCACGCAGTTTTTATGACATGTGGTACAGGCAAATCAGATGAAGTATCTGCTCACGGATCGGATGATATGGATGCAGTTATCGAATTTCATGCGGATGGTGACTATGAACTCGGCAGAATGGATACAATTGTCGAGTTTCATGCGGACGGTGATTATGACCTTGGTAGAATGGACACAAACGATTCCATTTCTGTTGCGGAAGAAAAGGATGCTTCGTTAAGTCACATGTGGGCAGAGCTAGATAATCTTGATAGTTTTTTCACAAAGGACACAAATGTGCCAAATATCTCCTCTAAAATGGGGATGGGAATTCCACATGGACGTTCTGATTCGATTGAAACCACTCGCACAGATCaaactttttcctttgagTCTGCTCCACAGTTGTATGACAAAAAGGTCTCAGTCATACTGAACAGGAGCTTATCTAGAACACCGTCCAATGTTTCATTTAAAACTCATTTGGCTGATTCATTTGCTGTGAAAATAAACAGGAATGGAAAGCCAAGAATATAA
- the MET18 gene encoding Met18p (Component of cytosolic iron-sulfur protein assembly (CIA) machinery; acts at a late step of Fe-S cluster assembly; forms the CIA targeting complex with Cia1p and Cia2p that directs Fe-S cluster incorporation and maturation of a subset of cytosolic and nuclear proteins involved in methionine biosynthesis, DNA replication and repair, transcription, and telomere maintenance; ortholog of human MMS19) — protein MTPDELNSAVVTFMANLNIDDSKANETASTVTDSIVHRSIKLLEVVVALKDYFLSENEVERKKALTCLTTILAKTPKDHLSKNECSVIFQFYQSKLDDQALAKEVLEGFAALAPMKYVSINEIAQLLRLLLDNYQQGQHLASTRLWPFKILRKIFDRFFVNGSSTEQVKRINDLFIETFLHVANGEKDPRNLLLSFALNKSITSSLQNVENFKEDLFDVLFCYFPITFKPPKHDPYKISNQDLKTALRSAITATPLFAEDAYSNLLDKLTASSPVVKNDTLLTLLECVRKFGGSSILENWTLLWNALKFEIMQNSEGNENTLLNPYNKDQQSDDVGQYTNYDACLKIINLMALQLYNFDKVSFEKFFTHVLDELKPNFKYEKDLKQTCQILSAIGSGNVEIFNKVISSTFPLFLINTSEVAKLKLLIMNFSFFVDSYIDLFGRTSKESLGTPVPNNKMAEYKDEIIMILSMALTRSSKAEVTIRTLSVIQFTKMIKMKGFLTPEEVSLIIQYFTEEILTDNNKNIYYACLEGLKTISEIYEDLVFEISLKKLLDLLPDCFEEKIRVNDEENIHIETILKIILDFTTSRHILVKESITFLATKLNRVAKISKSREYCFLLISTIYSLFNNNNQNENVLNEEDALALKNAIEPKLFEIITQESAIVSDNYNLTLLSNVLFFTNLKIPQAAHQEELDRYNELFISEGKIRILDTPNVLAISYAKILSALNKNCQFPQKFTVLFGTVQLLKKHAPRMTETEKLGYLELLLVLSNKFVSEKDVIGLFDWKDLSVINLEVMVWLTKGLIMQNSLESSEIAKKFIDLLSNEEIGSLVSKLFEVFVMDISSLKKFKGISWNNNVKILYKQKFFGDIFQTLVSNYKNTVDMTIKCNYLTALSLVLKHTPSQSVGPFINDLFPLLLQALDMPDPEVRVSALETLKDTTDKHHTLITEHVSTIVPLLLSLSLPHKYNSVSVRLIALQLLEMITTVVPLNYCLSYQDDVLSALIPVLSDKKRIIRKQCVDTRQVYYELGQIPFE, from the coding sequence ATGACACCAGACGAACTAAATTCAGCAGTCGTCACCTTTATGGCCAATCTGAATATTGATGATTCGAAGGCCAACGAAACCGCTTCCACAGTAACGGATTCTATTGTACACCGATCAATAAAATTGCTGGAAGTTGTCGTTGCGTTGAAagattattttctttcagaAAATGAGGtagaaaggaagaaagcGTTGACATGTTTAACCACTATCTTAGCAAAAACTCCCAAGGACCACCTCTCCAAAAACGAATGCTCAGTAATATTTCAGTTTTACCAGTCTAAGCTTGATGATCAAGCGCTTGCAAAAGAAGTCTTGGAGGGCTTCGCCGCATTAGCTCCAATGAAATATGTCTCCATTAACGAGATAGCCCAACTTTTGAGATTATTATTGGACAACTATCAACAAGGCCAGCATTTGGCATCAACTAGACTGTGGCcatttaaaattttgagaaaaatatttgatagATTTTTCGTCAATGGATCCTCGACCGAACAAGTCAAACGAATCAACGATTTGTTTATTGAAACATTTCTTCATGTTGCCAATGGTGAAAAAGACCCTAGAAATTTACTCTTGTCATTTGCACTTAATAAATCTATCACATCGTCCTTGCAAAACGTGGAGaattttaaagaagacTTATTTGATGTCTTATTTTGCTATTTCCCAATCACTTTCAAGCCACCAAAGCATGATCCTTACAAGATCTCCAACCAAGATTTAAAAACAGCTTTGCGATCAGCAATTACTGCGACGCCATTATTTGCCGAAGATGCTTATAGCAATTTGCTGGACAAACTCACTGCTTCTTCACCGGTAGTGAAAAATGATACACTTCTGACGCTATTAGAATGCGTTAGAAAATTCGGCGGCTCTTCTATATTGGAAAATTGGACGTTACTTTGGAACgctttgaaatttgaaattatgCAAAACAGCGaaggaaatgaaaacaCTCTACTAAATCCGTACAATAAAGACCAACAGAGTGATGATGTGGGCCAATATACTAACTACGATGCTTGCttgaaaattattaatCTAATGGCATTGCAACTATACAATTTTGACAAAGtatcatttgaaaagttcTTCACTCATGTATTAGATGAGTTGAAACCAAATTTTAAATATGAAAAGGATTTGAAGCAAACCTGCCAGATTTTGTCCGCTATAGGTAGTGGGAATGTCGAGATATTTAACAAGGTCATTTCGTCAACTTTCCCCTTATTTTTGATCAATACATCTGAAGTTGCCAAACTTAAGCTGCTGattatgaatttttctttttttgttgacTCGTACATTGATTTGTTTGGAAGAACATCTAAAGAATCGTTGGGAACACCGGTGccaaataataaaatggCTGAATACAAAGACGAGATCATAATGATTTTGAGCATGGCCTTGACAAGAAGCTCCAAGGCAGAGGTTACCATAAGGACTCTATCTGTGATTCAATTCACAAAAATGATTAAAATGAAGGGCTTTTTAACCCCAGAGGAAGTTTCACTAATTATTCAATACTTCACGGAAGAAATATTAACGGAtaacaacaaaaacattTACTATGCTTGTTTGGAAGGGTTAAAGACAATCAGTGAGATATATGAGGATttagtttttgaaatatcattgaagaaattattgGATTTGTTACCTGATTGCTTCGAGGAAAAAATTCGAGTAAATGATGAGGAAAATATTCACATTGAaacaattttgaagattattcttgatttcaCCACTTCGAGACATATTTTGGTCAAAGAAAGCATTACATTTTTAGCGACAAAATTGAATAGGGTAGCTAAAATTTCGAAATCCAGAGAATATTGCTTTCTACTTATTTCAACCATATATTCtctttttaataataataatcaAAATGAGAACGTGctaaatgaagaagatgctCTTGCACTCAAGAATGCCATTGAGccaaaattatttgagATAATTACTCAGGAATCGGCCATTGTAAGTGACAATTACAATTTGACACTTCTATCTAAcgttcttttcttcaccaatttgaaaattccaCAGGCTGCACACCAAGAAGAACTAGACAGATATAACGAGCTTTTCATTTCTGAAGGTAAGATAAGAATCTTAGACACACCGAATGTATTGGCTATTTCATATGCTAAAATATTATCCGCACTAAATAAAAACTGCCAATTCCCCCAAAAATTTACAGTGCTTTTCGGAACGGTTCAACTACTCAAAAAACATGCTCCAAGAATGACGGAGACTGAAAAATTAGGATACCTGGAATTGCTGTTGGTCTTATCAAATAAATTCGTCTCTGAAAAAGATGTGATAGGATTATTCGATTGGAAAGACTTATCAGTAATTAATCTTGAAGTGATGGTTTGGTTGACTAAAGGGCTGATAATGCAAAACTCATTAGAGTCATCagaaattgcaaaaaagtttattgATTTACTGTCTAATGAAGAGATTGGCTCACTTGTATCGAAGCTATTCGAAGTTTTTGTCATGGATATCagttctttgaagaaatttaaaGGTATCAGTTGGAATAATAACGTTAAAATCTTGtacaaacaaaaattcttcggtgacatttttcaaacaCTAGTCAGCAACTATAAAAATACCGTGGACATGACCATTAAATGCAATTATTTAACTGCATTATCCTTAGTGTTGAAGCATACTCCAAGCCAATCGGTTGGTCCTTTTATCAACGATTTATTCCCGCTTTTATTGCAGGCTTTGGATATGCCTGATCCTGAAGTAAGGGTATCCGCTTTAGAAACTCTGAAGGACACTACGGATAAACATCACACTTTAATTACTGAACACGTAAGCACAATAGTTCCATTATTACTATCTCTTTCGCTTCCGCACAAATATAATAGTGTCAGTGTCAGGTTAATAGCCTTACAGCTTCTAGAAATGATTACGACTGTAGTACCTCTAAACTATTGTTTGAGCTATCAGGACGATGTTCTAAGCGCTTTAATACCAGTTTTATctgacaaaaaaagaataataagaaaGCAATGCGTTGACACAAGACAGGTTTATTATGAATTAGGCCAAATCCCGTTCGAGTAA